A DNA window from Mucilaginibacter xinganensis contains the following coding sequences:
- a CDS encoding triple tyrosine motif-containing protein, producing MRKALLVFISIFINVVSVTAADIKSIGVPYVQNYTKALYQSGNQNWSITRDEHGIMYFGNSEGLLTFDGKYWQSYPMPNGLIVRSVAADGKGKVYSGGFGEFGYWETTRNGSLKYYSLTKLVPQKYRPVNEEIWKIYVDNGQVIFQSFGSIYVYSQGRITVIKGLNPFLFLYKTGGRYFVEEVNKGLFELKNNKLEYIEGSDKMGNSGVLSMLSLPGNKFLIGTARNGLFMYANKQIKEWNSQAGDFLKTYQLNNGVLLLGKYIAYGTILNGVIIIDTAGNVVQHINKSSGLQNNTVLSLFVDKEHNLWTGLDNGIDRVEINSPLYFYFDKSGRFGTVYSSIIFNNKIYLGTNQGLFYSDWVSNGNKRLFQSFDFKLIPGSQGQVWELSLQDGRLLCGHNTGTFQVNSSTISKITGISGGWTIKKLNANQLIQGTYTGLVVYKKDNAGNWVFDYKVDGFGEPSRYVEQDNKGQIWVSHAYKGIYKVALTADLKKAASIKYYDKRSGLPGSYNINVFNLDNRMVFSSDSGFYVYDDISDRFSKYQQLNKMLGTFASSNKIIPALGKRYWFINHGRVALADLSTPGRLSIDSNRFNILDGRMVKDYENISRINSSISLISVDDGFVILNDEDALQQTHTKLPNVLVRRIENITDRITPITDHGDQGDIEIPYAQNNIRISYSLPFYRQEKVKFQYYLEGYSKQWSDWSTQTQKEFTNLNQGTYTFKVRAKINEENISPVTTLVFTILSPWYTSKIAVFFYLLLVLLAYFLAVKYYRLKLKRHQNHIHEKLQREKEEFLKQEALVNEQEIVKIKNEQLQADLAGKSRELANSAMNIVYKNELLQKISDEIAHLKDNSGKPLADEQLRRIQKVIDEGMNDERDWNIFESSFNEAHENFFKKLKSGHPDLVPNDLKLCAYLRMNMSSKEMASLLNISLRGVEIRRYRLRKKLNLEHDKNLVEFLIEL from the coding sequence ATGCGTAAAGCACTGCTGGTTTTTATTTCAATATTTATAAATGTCGTAAGTGTTACTGCTGCCGATATTAAAAGTATTGGCGTTCCTTACGTACAAAATTATACCAAGGCACTTTATCAGTCGGGCAATCAAAACTGGTCAATTACCCGCGACGAGCACGGCATTATGTATTTTGGCAATTCCGAGGGCCTTTTAACCTTCGATGGTAAATACTGGCAGTCGTACCCTATGCCTAACGGTCTTATCGTGCGCTCGGTAGCTGCTGATGGAAAAGGCAAGGTGTACTCGGGCGGCTTCGGCGAATTTGGCTATTGGGAAACCACCAGGAACGGATCGCTCAAATATTATTCCCTCACCAAGCTGGTCCCACAAAAATACCGGCCCGTTAACGAAGAGATCTGGAAGATCTATGTTGATAACGGGCAGGTGATCTTTCAGTCATTCGGCTCCATTTATGTTTACAGTCAGGGCAGGATCACAGTGATAAAAGGCTTAAACCCTTTCCTCTTTTTATATAAAACCGGCGGCAGGTATTTTGTGGAAGAGGTGAATAAGGGCCTGTTTGAACTAAAGAACAACAAGCTTGAATATATTGAGGGCAGCGATAAAATGGGTAACAGCGGCGTATTGTCTATGTTGTCCCTGCCCGGTAATAAATTTTTGATCGGGACGGCGCGCAACGGCTTATTCATGTACGCCAATAAACAAATAAAGGAATGGAACAGCCAGGCCGGCGATTTTTTGAAAACTTATCAGCTTAACAACGGCGTATTGCTTTTAGGTAAGTATATTGCCTATGGCACTATTTTAAATGGCGTAATTATAATTGATACGGCAGGCAATGTGGTGCAGCACATCAATAAATCAAGCGGGTTGCAAAACAACACCGTGTTGAGTTTATTTGTTGATAAGGAACACAACCTGTGGACCGGTCTTGACAATGGGATTGATCGCGTTGAAATCAACTCGCCGCTTTATTTTTATTTTGATAAAAGCGGCCGTTTCGGTACCGTTTACTCCAGCATCATTTTTAACAACAAGATCTACTTAGGAACCAACCAGGGGCTTTTTTACAGCGATTGGGTTTCAAACGGTAATAAAAGGCTGTTCCAGTCATTTGATTTTAAGCTGATTCCCGGGTCGCAGGGGCAGGTTTGGGAGCTCTCCCTGCAGGATGGCCGCCTGCTGTGCGGGCATAATACGGGTACTTTCCAGGTTAATAGCAGCACTATCTCAAAAATAACGGGTATAAGTGGCGGCTGGACAATAAAAAAACTCAACGCAAACCAACTGATTCAGGGCACTTACACGGGGCTGGTGGTTTATAAGAAGGATAATGCCGGCAATTGGGTGTTCGATTATAAAGTGGATGGCTTCGGCGAACCCTCACGTTACGTGGAGCAGGACAATAAAGGGCAGATTTGGGTGAGCCATGCATACAAAGGTATTTACAAGGTGGCGCTAACAGCCGACCTGAAAAAGGCCGCTTCCATTAAATATTACGATAAAAGATCAGGGTTGCCGGGTAGCTACAATATCAACGTTTTCAACCTGGATAACCGCATGGTGTTCTCGTCCGATTCCGGCTTTTATGTTTACGATGATATTAGCGACCGGTTTTCAAAGTACCAGCAGTTGAATAAAATGCTGGGTACCTTTGCATCATCAAACAAAATAATTCCGGCGCTGGGCAAAAGATATTGGTTTATTAACCATGGCAGGGTAGCCCTGGCCGATTTGTCCACCCCGGGTAGGCTGAGTATTGATTCGAACCGTTTTAACATCCTCGATGGCCGGATGGTTAAGGATTATGAGAACATCAGCCGCATCAACAGCTCTATCTCCCTTATAAGTGTTGACGACGGCTTTGTGATTTTGAATGATGAAGATGCCTTACAGCAAACGCACACCAAACTGCCAAACGTGCTGGTGCGCCGCATTGAGAATATAACCGACCGCATTACCCCAATTACGGATCATGGCGACCAGGGTGATATTGAGATCCCTTACGCGCAAAACAATATCCGCATCTCTTACTCGCTGCCATTTTACAGGCAGGAGAAAGTTAAATTCCAGTATTACTTGGAAGGATATTCAAAGCAATGGAGTGATTGGAGCACACAAACCCAAAAGGAGTTTACCAATCTTAACCAGGGAACCTACACTTTTAAAGTAAGGGCTAAAATAAACGAAGAGAACATTTCGCCGGTTACCACACTCGTCTTCACCATTCTTTCGCCATGGTACACCAGCAAAATAGCTGTATTTTTTTACTTGCTGCTGGTGCTTTTAGCTTACTTTTTAGCTGTTAAATATTACCGGCTCAAGTTAAAACGACATCAGAACCATATTCACGAAAAACTGCAGCGGGAAAAAGAAGAGTTTTTGAAGCAGGAAGCACTGGTTAACGAGCAGGAAATAGTAAAGATAAAAAACGAACAGCTGCAGGCCGACCTGGCTGGCAAAAGCCGCGAACTGGCCAACTCAGCCATGAACATTGTTTATAAGAATGAGTTGCTGCAAAAAATAAGCGATGAGATAGCGCACCTTAAAGACAATTCAGGCAAGCCACTGGCAGATGAGCAGCTGCGCCGCATCCAAAAGGTTATTGACGAAGGTATGAACGATGAGCGCGACTGGAACATATTTGAAAGCAGCTTTAACGAAGCGCACGAAAACTTCTTTAAAAAATTAAAGTCGGGACATCCGGATCTTGTACCAAATGATCTGAAACTTTGCGCTTACCTGCGTATGAATATGAGCAGTAAAGAAATGGCATCTTTATTAAATATTTCCTTACGCGGTGTCGAAATCCGGCGATATCGCCTGCGTAAAAAGCTCAATTTGGAGCATGATAAGAATCTTGTCGAGTTTCTCATTGAGCTGTAA
- the trhO gene encoding oxygen-dependent tRNA uridine(34) hydroxylase TrhO — protein sequence MEKYNTLLYYCYSTIADAEQFAADHLKFCKSLGLAGRIIVAEEGLNGTVSGTPEACKTYMDTLHADPRFADIDFKGDEVDTPSFVKMHVRYKSEIVHSGLRDPNIINPQQKTGKYLEPNEFLAMKNAEDVVILDVRSNYEHNLGKFKNAITLDIENFRDFPAMINELAQYKDKKVVTYCTGGIKCEKASALLLHEGFTDVYQLHGGIIKYGKEAGGEDFEGKCYVFDNRLSVDVNSINPVVISTCYNCGKTTPKMINCANPECNEHFTQCDECGEKMDGCCSDACKEHPRKRVYDGTGYYVKIPQPVNVAKKAKVQLAE from the coding sequence ATGGAAAAATATAATACACTCCTGTACTATTGTTATTCAACAATAGCAGATGCGGAGCAATTTGCTGCCGATCATTTAAAATTTTGTAAAAGTTTAGGCTTAGCCGGGCGCATTATTGTGGCGGAAGAGGGCTTGAATGGTACTGTTTCAGGCACGCCCGAAGCCTGTAAAACGTATATGGATACTCTGCATGCCGATCCGCGGTTTGCAGATATCGATTTTAAGGGTGATGAGGTGGATACGCCGTCGTTCGTGAAGATGCATGTACGGTACAAATCAGAGATCGTACACTCAGGCCTGCGCGATCCGAACATTATTAACCCGCAACAAAAAACAGGCAAATACCTGGAGCCAAATGAGTTTTTGGCGATGAAGAATGCCGAAGACGTAGTGATCCTGGATGTGCGCTCAAACTACGAGCATAACCTGGGCAAATTTAAAAATGCCATTACGCTTGATATTGAAAATTTCAGGGATTTCCCGGCAATGATCAATGAACTGGCGCAATACAAAGATAAAAAAGTGGTAACCTACTGTACCGGTGGTATCAAATGTGAAAAAGCATCGGCACTATTGTTGCATGAAGGTTTTACGGATGTTTATCAGCTGCATGGCGGTATTATAAAATACGGTAAAGAGGCTGGCGGCGAAGACTTTGAAGGTAAGTGTTATGTTTTTGATAACCGCCTTTCGGTTGATGTGAACAGCATTAACCCGGTAGTGATCTCAACCTGTTATAACTGTGGGAAAACCACACCAAAAATGATCAATTGCGCCAACCCCGAGTGCAATGAGCATTTTACCCAGTGCGATGAGTGCGGCGAAAAGATGGATGGCTGCTGCAGTGATGCCTGCAAGGAACATCCGCGCAAAAGGGTTTACGATGGTACAGGGTATTACGTAAAAATTCCGCAGCCGGTAAATGTTGCGAAGAAAGCTAAAGTTCAATTGGCAGAATAA